cccctcccctcaccccatccaCCCACGCCTCTAACCTGGCCTGTCCCCCagagttgggggaagaggaagggttttGGGGGGCTTGGGGTGGCGGAGGGTCCCGAGGGCCTGTCCTGGGAACCCTCAGGGAGCTGGGTACAGGGACGgcctgtgtatttgtgtgtgtgtgtgtgtgtgtgtgtgtgtgtgggtgggtgctgtgtgtgtctctcctctagaccatcagctcactgcgggcagggactcttgtactgtcctctcccaagcgcttagcacagccctctgcacccagaaagcactcaataaatagttcaCGGTGGGCAGAAACTgtgcttattgttctactgtcctctcccaagtgcttagtacagtatcccgCACACAGGaaaccctcaatcaatcgtatttattgagcgcttactgtgtgcagagcactgtactaagcgcttgggaagtccaagttggcaacatatagagacagtccctacccaacagtgggctcacagtctcaataaatagcttgtggtgggcagggaatctgctttccattctactgccctctcccaagcacttagtccagtacgctgcacacaggaagcacacgATAaatagctcctggtgggcagggaatgtttctgtttattgttctattcattcactcgtatttattgagcgcttactgtgtgcagagcactgtactaagcgcttgggaagtacaagttggattgagggttctattgtcctctcctgggcacctagtacagtgctccgcgtgcaggaagcgctccataaatatcaccgaatgaaggagacagaaacagagagcgaGACGGAGATAGGGCCCTGCCGGACCCCTGCCCTGACCCCCGGAGAACTGAGTGGCGGGAGATACAGATATAAATACATCTCTATCtgtagatttgtgtgtgtgtgtatgtgacagagataaagagacagagagatgagtgGCGGGAGATACAGATATAAATACATCTCTATCtatagatttgtgtgtgtgtgtgtgtgtgtgtgtgacagagataaagagacagagagatgagtgGCGGGAGATACAGATATAAATACATCTCTATCtacagatttgtgtgtgtgtgtgtgtgtgtgacagagataaagagacagagagatgagtgGCGGGAGATACAGATATAAATACATCTCTATCtacagatttgtgtgtgtgtgtgtgtgtgtgacagagataaagagacagagagatgagtgGCGGGAGATACAGATATAAATACATCTCTATCtatagatttgtgtgtgtgtgtatgtttgtgtgtatgtgtgtatgtgagacagagataaagagacagagagagacagagacaggacccTACTGGACTCGGCTCCGACCccttgggagtggggaggggggagagagggagagagtgtgtgtgtgtgtgtgtgtgtgtgtgtgtgacagagataaagagacagagagatgagtgGCGGGAGATACAGATCTAAATACATCTCTATCtatagatttgtgtgtgtgtgtgtgtgtgtgacagagataaagagacagagagatgagtgGCGGGAGATACAGATATAAATACATCTCTATCtatagatttgtgtgtgtgtgtatgtttgtgtgtatgtgtgtatgtgagacagagataaagagacagagagagacagagacaggacccTACTGGACCCGGCTCCGACCccttgggagtggggaggggggagagagggagagagagagtgtgtgtgtgtgtgtgtgtgtgtgtgtgtgtgtgtgtgtgtgtacaccctGCCAGACCCCCCCACTCTCAGACCCCCAGCCAGGAGGGCAGGCGGGTGGGGGGGTGCCCATCAAGGACAGGGTTATTGCAGTTTGAGGGGGcatcggggggtgggggcagggctcGACCTGAGATGATGGGGTGCTCTGTCCGGCGGGAGGAGGCGCAGGGGGGCaccggccagggggaggacgggggtggGGACACTCTGTGGGGGTCCCgttcctggggggtgggggagagaggaaagagaaaacggGGGGGTCAAACCGCAGAATTAAAACCCCCGATGCTCGCTAGCCCCCAACCCAGGCCCTGAGGAGCGGCAGCCCCaggaccccccttcccctccttcccccaacccgGGACCTCCTGGACCCCAGACCCCTGACCCCAGGGTCACGCCGCGCCTCCTGGAGACCAGGCCTGTGCTTCGGGGCTCCGAGacccccccgaccccagccaaggGGCCGAGGAGGGaaacggggtggggtggggggcctacCGGAAAGCCGGCTCCCagggcccccctccccacccccagcctcgccCCTCAAGAGCCAGGCCgagaccctccccatcacccccaaatCGCCTCCGCAGGGACAGCGGCCCGGCCgggcccctccgcctccctgaGAGTCACACTGGTAGGCCGGGGGGAACCGTTGGAGGTCTTCAGgcgaccccctccccttcccctgacctCAATCaacaggggaaaggggagaccCTCACGGCtttgtggaggaagggaggggacgcTGACGGAACCCCGAAAAGCGAAGAGTGATGTTGGCGAGGGGGCGGCGATGGAAGGCGAGGGTCACGGGGAGGGGGCTGCGTCCTCGGCTCAGTTTGTGGCTAAGATTCTCTCtagttttgtctttttttctttctaaaaaaGTGCAtgaaacccccaccccacccccagccttccaGCTGGGGTCAGGGGCCCGGGGGGTCTCTGTGCTCCGAAGGAAGGGGGCGCGGGGGGGGCTCCCGAAGGAAACCGCGGGGCTTCGTATTGCTTAGGAACCTGTGTTTCAACTTTTAAATACCGTACAGTAAAAACAGAGTTTAAAGAACGGGCCGCACGTGGGCCGGCCTCGAATCATTACCAGAATGAACACCTCGCGCGCGTCCAATAAATTAAAAATCTCCAAAAAAACCCGCCCCGCAAACCCAAGTCCTAGTTGACGTCTCGATCAAAATCGCCGTCACACCATCTCGCCCTCCCGTCGTCTGCAGAATATATCTATTTATAGTGGGCCCCGACCCCCTCCGGGGCTGGGGGTGACCCCAAAAGGGCTGTCGGGGGGCGGGTAAAAAGAGTTGGGGGGCGACCTCCCGGGTCGCCTCTGCCCTCCCCGGGATGTGGGGGCGGCCCAGAATTCGGGGGTCCGGAGGTCAGCGGGcccgccccccgtccccaccGTGGGGAGGGTGGCTGGGACGGCCCCCCTAAAGGCGGGGGCGGGGTCAGGACACCTCGATGACCTCCATGCTGCCGGAGAAGGTGGCCTGCTTGCCCATCTTGCCCAGCTCCTCGCGGCCGCGGCCCTCGCCCGCGCCCACCCCGTCCCCAAACTCCATCTGGCAGCTGCGCCTCTTGAACTGTTTGTCAGCGGGCGGGTCCTCGTGCCAGCTGCGCCTGGCGTCGGGGGGCTCGGCCCGGGCCTTGTCCCGGAGCCGCAGTTGGCACCCGGCGGCGGGGGgcaggccggaggaggaggaggaggagggcaggccgGCGGCCAGGGCGAAGGGCGGGAAGGCCGGGACTGGCGGGCCCCCGGGGCTCCCCTGCCCGGGGCTGTCCGGGGTGAAGGGCCAGGCCCGCTCTGGGGCCGGGGCGCCCGGCGTGTCGGGGGGGCCCGTCCTCCCCGGAGGCCGGAGGGCGCGGGGTGCCGAGGCCGGGCgagggggcccgggcccggggcttGCGGCGGGGCCTGGCCTTGGAGGCCGCGTCCGGCTCGGccccgccgggggccggggggccgtccAGCTTGCACAGCTTGGGGGGCTCGGCGGAGAGGGcgggccccggggcgggggccgggggccggcggcTGGGGGCGTAGGCCGACTTGATGTCCAGCGAGAAGGAGCGCTTCAGCCGGTTGGCGTCCTGCACCCGGTCCGAGGAGAGGTGCAGGCCGCGGAGGCCCTGCTGCAgcagccgggccgggccggggggctccGCCTCGCCCCGCGGGGACCCCGGGGACCCCGGGGACCCCGCCCCGGCGCTCTCTGAGGTAGACGAGGGGGGGGGCGggccggccggggggcggggggcttcggCGGGGGGGGGCTCTCCGCCACGCGCCCGCGACTCCTTCGGCACGTGCAGGCTCCGCTCGTACTCCAGTAGCTGCCCCAGGAAGTTGAAGTTGGGCGAGATGGAGGGGCGGCGGTCCTTGACGAACCTAACCCGCAGAAATGGGGATGGCGGGGCGCGGGGGTCCCGGTCAGACGCCGGCCCCGGATCCCGGACCCACCGGATTCCAGCAGTTTCCTCCCCGAGGATGAAGCTATGGGACTGGAAGCtctacgtgggcagggaatgctcaccatccactcctctgccgctaatctcctccccgtacctcgttctcacctgtcccgccatcgacccccggcccacgtcatcccccgggcctggaatgcccccagtccctctgcccatccgccaagctagctctcttcctcccttcgaggccctgc
This genomic stretch from Tachyglossus aculeatus isolate mTacAcu1 chromosome 22, mTacAcu1.pri, whole genome shotgun sequence harbors:
- the DUSP8 gene encoding dual specificity protein phosphatase 8; the encoded protein is MGGDRPPPRGTAPEQLASLLRQRRGQQQEQQQQQEQQQQQQQQAGRGVLVIDSRSFVEFNACHVLGAVNVCASKLVKRRLQQDKVSVAELIQAASRVEVEAEGGQDVVVYDQSTRDAAALAADSFLSVLLSKLDRRYPRVSILTGGFATFSSCFPSLCEGRPAALLPTSISQPCLPVANLGPTRILPHLYLGSQKDVLNQDLMIQNGISYVLNASNSCPKPDFICESHFMRIPVNDNYCEKLLPWLDKSIEFIDKAKLSSCQVIVHCLAGISRSATIAIAYIMKTMGMNSDDAYRFVKDRRPSISPNFNFLGQLLEYERSLHVPKESRARGGEPPPAEAPRPPAGPPPPSSTSESAGAGSPGSPGSPRGEAEPPGPARLLQQGLRGLHLSSDRVQDANRLKRSFSLDIKSAYAPSRRPPAPAPGPALSAEPPKLCKLDGPPAPGGAEPDAASKARPRRKPRARAPSPGLERAWPFTPDSPGQGSPGGPPVPAFPPFALAAGLPSSSSSSGLPPAAGCQLRLRDKARAEPPDARRSWHEDPPADKQFKRRSCQMEFGDGVGAGEGRGREELGKMGKQATFSGSMEVIEVS